In a single window of the Roseiconus lacunae genome:
- a CDS encoding phage tail tape measure protein translates to MSQVRAGAAYVELLTKDAAFVKGLRSAQKRLQSFGQSTRLLGTKLMGLGTAAAAPLGGSVAIFSNFDDAMRGVAAITQATETQLESLRNTAKKLGATTSYSASEVASLMTELGRAGFKPEQIERMTAAVMNMARATGTDATQASGIMAATIRQFGMEAGEATRVADGLTAAANKSFNTVESLGEALSYAGPVAADANMSLEETLAVLGTLGNMGIQGSSAGNAMRRLLTISAAESEKFQAVFGVATKDAKGNARSLVDILGEVAAATANMGTAEKAEKLNEVFGLLGITAASSIGKSVADTRELYQELQNAGGIAAKTSEEMEGGLGGAFRILKSSIEGVAIAIGESLEGSVTNMVNAFSRAASGVIEWINKNQKIVKIAAASAVAIIGIGAALFTLGSFAAAASFAVGGLASIFSFIGASIGVIVSAVGMLFTPLGLVVAAIAALGGYFLYSTGIAGKAIEYLGSVFEVLKAETLAAFGAIANALAAGDITAATDVLWSYLKLQWIKGTTFLQTKWAEFTQYIADVWADSAYAIGDVLIGALSGLAGVWNDTLGFMADGWTILTSAVQKGWNNAIGFLKKGFLKLHELVDIAGDVAVQIGGVLINALAGVEKAWVETVDYLADTWTVFVGQVKSMWNSTVGFLKKAWIKLKALFDDDINVDVEMAKIDADTRAAEAAEQQRRNQAIIERQQRRSKRKQQIEANRIEMQKGIAAQLEARRKAREGRDLDAEMQAIDAETDAKNAVVDQSKQQQFRDNDSAQAGRQQLIDDTTVGVQATLDQMRAESKAAREAARVNELGDRQRERDEKVAAAQADFEAAIDRANNATAPSDRTDEPDSPPDIAEPPKPPALPEPINPDEVDIPPVDLPEIDDPELQPPNPKDLKLGIDSDAQASMDRFADGPDNTTQVESAGNFDSRGLGLGSSARKLEPLKLEPIEPLDEEVIAAPQLKIPEEDNPVVEAMAEVESEADEPALDVASINEAFASVRQSLTEFDLALSGATSRLQLPASSGDGITEDMERAIIATAENTRRLVERSKSGGLVFS, encoded by the coding sequence ATGTCGCAAGTCAGAGCCGGAGCCGCCTACGTCGAACTGCTGACCAAGGATGCAGCGTTCGTGAAGGGGCTCCGATCTGCTCAGAAGCGACTGCAATCGTTCGGGCAATCAACTCGTTTGCTCGGCACGAAACTCATGGGACTCGGCACCGCTGCGGCAGCTCCCCTCGGCGGTAGCGTGGCCATCTTCTCCAACTTCGACGATGCCATGCGGGGTGTCGCTGCGATCACACAGGCGACGGAAACGCAGCTGGAGTCGCTACGCAATACCGCCAAGAAGCTCGGTGCAACAACCAGCTACTCCGCCAGCGAAGTCGCCTCCCTGATGACGGAACTCGGTCGCGCCGGTTTCAAGCCGGAACAGATCGAGCGAATGACCGCTGCGGTGATGAACATGGCTCGCGCAACCGGCACCGACGCCACGCAGGCATCCGGCATCATGGCCGCCACCATCCGGCAATTTGGTATGGAAGCCGGCGAGGCCACTCGCGTCGCTGATGGGCTAACTGCCGCTGCGAACAAATCGTTCAACACGGTGGAGTCGCTCGGCGAAGCCTTGTCGTATGCCGGTCCCGTTGCCGCCGATGCCAATATGAGCCTGGAAGAAACTCTGGCGGTGCTGGGAACACTCGGCAACATGGGCATCCAAGGTTCATCGGCCGGTAACGCGATGCGTCGATTGCTTACGATCAGCGCAGCGGAATCCGAGAAGTTTCAAGCCGTCTTCGGTGTGGCAACCAAGGATGCCAAAGGCAACGCCCGATCGCTGGTCGACATCCTGGGCGAAGTCGCTGCGGCTACCGCGAACATGGGCACGGCCGAGAAGGCGGAAAAGCTCAACGAAGTTTTCGGGTTGCTGGGAATCACGGCCGCCAGTTCCATCGGAAAATCGGTCGCTGACACGCGAGAGCTGTACCAAGAACTGCAGAACGCCGGCGGGATCGCGGCGAAGACATCGGAGGAAATGGAAGGCGGCTTGGGCGGCGCGTTTCGGATTCTCAAATCTTCGATCGAAGGCGTCGCCATCGCAATCGGCGAATCGCTCGAAGGTAGCGTCACCAACATGGTCAATGCGTTTAGCCGGGCTGCTTCAGGGGTGATCGAGTGGATCAATAAGAATCAAAAGATTGTCAAGATTGCGGCGGCAAGTGCGGTCGCCATCATCGGAATCGGCGCCGCACTGTTTACGCTTGGTTCGTTTGCCGCCGCGGCATCCTTCGCCGTTGGAGGCTTGGCCAGCATCTTCAGTTTCATCGGTGCCTCGATCGGCGTGATCGTCAGCGCCGTTGGTATGTTATTCACGCCGTTGGGGCTGGTCGTCGCTGCCATCGCGGCTCTCGGCGGATATTTCCTTTATTCCACCGGCATCGCTGGCAAGGCGATTGAGTATCTGGGCAGCGTCTTTGAAGTCCTCAAAGCTGAAACGTTGGCCGCCTTCGGTGCAATCGCCAACGCGCTGGCGGCGGGTGATATCACCGCAGCCACTGATGTGCTCTGGTCGTACCTGAAACTGCAATGGATCAAGGGCACGACCTTTCTACAAACCAAATGGGCCGAGTTCACTCAGTACATCGCGGATGTCTGGGCGGACTCGGCCTATGCCATTGGTGACGTATTGATCGGTGCGTTGTCCGGGCTAGCCGGTGTGTGGAACGACACGCTCGGATTCATGGCGGACGGTTGGACCATTCTCACTTCCGCAGTCCAGAAAGGCTGGAACAATGCGATCGGCTTTCTGAAGAAGGGGTTCCTCAAACTTCACGAACTGGTCGATATCGCCGGTGACGTCGCCGTGCAAATCGGTGGCGTGCTAATCAATGCCCTGGCCGGCGTTGAGAAAGCGTGGGTGGAAACCGTCGATTATTTGGCCGACACCTGGACCGTGTTTGTTGGCCAGGTGAAGTCGATGTGGAATTCGACGGTCGGCTTCCTCAAGAAGGCATGGATCAAACTCAAAGCTCTGTTTGACGACGATATCAACGTCGACGTCGAAATGGCCAAGATTGACGCCGACACTCGCGCGGCCGAAGCAGCGGAGCAACAACGTCGCAACCAGGCAATCATTGAGCGGCAACAACGACGATCGAAACGCAAACAGCAGATCGAAGCCAACCGCATCGAGATGCAAAAGGGCATCGCGGCCCAACTCGAAGCACGTCGTAAAGCCCGTGAAGGTCGTGATCTCGATGCGGAAATGCAAGCCATTGACGCGGAGACCGATGCAAAGAATGCGGTCGTCGATCAGTCGAAACAGCAACAGTTCCGGGATAACGATTCGGCTCAGGCTGGACGACAGCAACTGATCGACGACACCACGGTCGGCGTCCAAGCCACCCTCGACCAAATGCGCGCAGAGTCCAAAGCGGCTCGTGAGGCAGCGCGTGTGAATGAGTTGGGCGATCGCCAGCGCGAACGAGACGAGAAGGTTGCTGCAGCGCAGGCCGACTTCGAGGCCGCAATTGATCGGGCGAACAATGCGACCGCACCATCCGACCGTACCGATGAACCTGATTCCCCACCAGATATTGCTGAGCCGCCGAAACCGCCGGCGTTGCCTGAACCGATCAATCCCGATGAAGTCGATATTCCCCCGGTCGATCTACCCGAAATTGATGATCCCGAATTGCAGCCTCCGAACCCGAAGGATCTGAAGCTTGGGATCGATTCTGATGCTCAGGCATCAATGGATCGATTTGCAGACGGTCCCGACAACACGACGCAAGTCGAGTCGGCAGGCAACTTTGATTCGCGAGGACTGGGACTCGGCAGTAGTGCGAGAAAGCTGGAGCCTCTGAAACTCGAGCCCATCGAGCCGTTGGACGAGGAGGTAATCGCGGCGCCGCAGCTGAAAATACCGGAGGAAGATAATCCTGTCGTCGAGGCAATGGCAGAAGTGGAGTCGGAAGCTGATGAACCGGCACTGGATGTTGCGTCGATCAACGAAGCTTTCGCCTCGGTCCGTCAGTCGCTCACCGAATTCGACCTGGCACTTAGCGGGGCAACGTCGCGGTTGCAGCTGCCCGCTTCGTCCGGTGATGGCATCACGGAGGACATGGAACGGGCGATTATCGCGACTGCGGAGAATACGCGTCGGCTGGTCGAACGATCGAAGTCCGGAGGTCTGGTGTTTAGCTGA
- a CDS encoding protein-tyrosine phosphatase family protein codes for MHEIHPDLLWIGHAFDIREPRSLFDAEIAAVVDVAFEEPPAALPRQLVYCRFPLNDGGGNNPAVLLQSIQTLVDLLNADVRTIVACSAGMSRSPTVAAFALAAYLSQQPDEVLTRIASIKTLEIKPALWKEVEQIFPRIHSRRIN; via the coding sequence ATGCATGAGATTCATCCGGATTTACTTTGGATCGGCCATGCCTTCGACATTCGCGAACCGCGATCGTTGTTTGATGCTGAAATCGCAGCCGTAGTGGATGTGGCGTTCGAGGAGCCTCCCGCCGCGTTGCCAAGGCAATTGGTCTACTGCCGCTTTCCGCTCAACGATGGCGGTGGCAACAATCCTGCGGTCTTACTCCAGTCGATTCAAACCCTTGTCGATCTTTTGAATGCAGACGTGCGAACCATCGTCGCATGCTCTGCTGGCATGTCGCGTTCTCCTACAGTCGCTGCTTTCGCGCTAGCCGCCTACCTTTCGCAGCAGCCGGATGAAGTACTCACACGAATCGCAAGCATTAAGACGCTTGAAATCAAACCAGCACTATGGAAAGAAGTCGAACAGATTTTTCCTCGCATCCATTCCCGCAGAATTAACTGA
- a CDS encoding glycosyltransferase family 2 protein, whose translation MSEAKPFSPDDLTFCIKTIHRPWSCHRLVESLRKHFVDPKIVVVDDGRPELRFSEKYPETAKHCKVIDLDKHDVGVGVGRNAAIDAAETEFIFLLDDDHVITNDFHLASVYERFQQHEIDILGVRQGGGGRPMLFAPLMNGKRIWMFRGEHRRVGSLAWCDMSSNAFLARRDTIAKLRWDPEIKTYEHWEFFYRASHVENLKVAVAEDNMVVHAHVGAKPYGDLRCRPKFRKLGLRKHGFHSLRYPGGGIVHA comes from the coding sequence ATGAGTGAAGCGAAGCCATTCTCGCCGGACGACCTCACGTTCTGCATCAAGACCATCCATCGACCTTGGTCCTGCCATCGGTTGGTCGAGTCGCTGCGAAAACACTTTGTGGATCCAAAGATCGTCGTTGTCGATGACGGTCGTCCTGAACTGCGTTTCTCGGAGAAGTACCCGGAAACTGCCAAACACTGCAAGGTGATTGATCTCGACAAACACGATGTGGGTGTTGGCGTGGGACGCAATGCAGCGATCGATGCTGCAGAGACTGAGTTCATCTTCCTGCTAGACGACGATCACGTCATCACGAACGATTTCCACCTCGCATCGGTTTACGAGCGTTTCCAGCAACACGAGATCGATATTCTCGGTGTGCGTCAGGGTGGAGGCGGGCGGCCAATGTTGTTTGCGCCGTTAATGAATGGCAAACGTATCTGGATGTTTCGCGGTGAGCATCGGCGGGTTGGTTCACTCGCCTGGTGCGATATGTCCAGCAACGCGTTTCTCGCTCGACGGGACACTATCGCCAAACTTCGGTGGGATCCGGAGATCAAGACTTATGAACACTGGGAGTTCTTCTACCGCGCCAGTCATGTCGAGAACCTGAAGGTCGCGGTTGCGGAAGACAACATGGTGGTTCACGCCCACGTTGGTGCCAAGCCTTATGGCGATCTGCGTTGTCGCCCGAAGTTCAGGAAGCTTGGACTACGCAAACACGGATTCCATTCACTGCGTTATCCCGGCGGAGGCATTGTCCATGCGTGA
- a CDS encoding glycosyltransferase family 25 protein, which yields MNSRAIVERCFLINLDRRPDRLREWLEQLPDPWPFPEPERFAAIDGRNVATPPQWRAGNGAWGCYRSHLLILEKCLSEHIDSYVVFEDDAGFAEDFAEQLNEFVDELPPDWGLAYLGGQHLYAGKHPPHKVSEHVYRPYNVNRTHAFMVRGRDNMKALYRHLTWNDWHTKHHVDHHLGRFIQRRYESLVQGKNVQRESIAVYTPDRWMVGQLPTKSNICGRKWNQTRFFNDARNADHSDAPFFAVLGPHRSGTSCVAMVMHHLGVHMGNQLGGYEATGGGEAVGLAQLCERAMRFPAIDPSISDQQLTQQLKSWIVARKSEANRDKTVAGGKYPHLCRFAGHLHEALGDSLRIVSVHRDIKASIRSLQDRSNKHRGQWFAADDDACDMLQRSLAEHRDQFIEEHPDVPVFRIEFSELTADPESVIGELVEFLGIEPSDEELASAIAHVNPDLRKHG from the coding sequence CTGAATAGCCGCGCGATCGTTGAGCGTTGCTTCCTCATCAACCTTGATCGGCGACCGGATCGGCTACGAGAGTGGCTCGAGCAGTTGCCTGATCCTTGGCCGTTCCCCGAGCCAGAGAGATTCGCGGCAATCGATGGACGGAATGTCGCGACACCTCCGCAGTGGCGAGCCGGCAACGGAGCTTGGGGATGCTACCGATCACATCTCTTGATCTTGGAAAAGTGTTTGAGCGAGCACATCGATTCGTACGTGGTATTTGAAGATGACGCAGGGTTTGCTGAAGACTTCGCGGAACAACTGAACGAATTTGTCGACGAACTGCCGCCTGATTGGGGATTGGCCTACCTCGGCGGCCAGCACTTGTACGCCGGAAAGCATCCGCCACACAAAGTCAGCGAGCACGTCTACCGCCCGTACAACGTCAATCGCACGCACGCGTTCATGGTCCGTGGCCGTGACAACATGAAGGCGTTGTATCGGCATTTGACTTGGAACGATTGGCACACTAAGCATCACGTCGACCATCATCTCGGACGTTTCATCCAACGCCGCTACGAGTCGCTTGTTCAAGGTAAGAACGTCCAACGCGAGTCGATTGCGGTCTACACGCCGGACCGTTGGATGGTCGGGCAACTTCCGACGAAGTCCAACATCTGTGGTCGCAAGTGGAATCAAACGAGGTTCTTCAACGACGCGCGAAACGCCGATCATTCGGACGCACCTTTCTTTGCGGTTCTGGGACCGCATCGTTCGGGTACTTCCTGCGTTGCAATGGTGATGCATCACCTTGGCGTCCACATGGGCAATCAGCTGGGCGGCTACGAAGCGACCGGCGGAGGCGAAGCGGTCGGACTAGCACAGCTTTGCGAAAGAGCGATGCGATTCCCTGCGATCGATCCTAGTATCAGCGATCAACAACTCACGCAACAACTCAAATCCTGGATCGTCGCCCGCAAGTCAGAAGCCAACCGAGACAAGACCGTGGCGGGTGGAAAGTACCCGCATCTGTGCCGCTTTGCCGGGCATCTGCATGAAGCCCTGGGCGATTCACTTCGCATCGTTTCGGTTCATCGCGATATCAAGGCTTCCATCCGCAGTTTGCAAGATCGGTCCAACAAGCATCGCGGACAGTGGTTCGCCGCGGACGACGATGCATGCGACATGTTACAGAGAAGCCTTGCCGAACATCGCGATCAATTCATTGAAGAGCATCCCGATGTGCCAGTTTTCCGCATCGAGTTCTCCGAACTGACCGCTGATCCGGAAAGTGTCATTGGCGAGCTCGTCGAGTTCCTTGGAATCGAACCTTCTGACGAAGAGCTCGCATCTGCTATCGCGCACGTGAACCCTGACCTCAGAAAGCACGGGTGA